A genome region from Primulina eburnea isolate SZY01 chromosome 9, ASM2296580v1, whole genome shotgun sequence includes the following:
- the LOC140841111 gene encoding protein disulfide isomerase-like 1-6, with amino-acid sequence MSEFRFSSRFLIFTFISLLLLSPFTFTSALLEHEDADDLEAIQELIALDEQEEEVDNLHPRTNLEVNDFVKKSEAEVLSKAQRIVLELNSDNTERAVEKNEYVLVLGYAPWCSRSAELMPRFAEAANVLKGSGSPLLMAKLDAERYPKAASSLGIKGFPTLLLFVNGTSQPYTGGFSSEEMVVWARKKTGSPVLRIDSIIEANEFLKQHAMYAVGLFENFEGPGHEEFVKAATAENEIQFVETSDSEVAKVLYPVAKPTKLFFGLVKSEPEQHTSLDGDLSADRILNFLENKKFPLVTIMTEANSAKVYSSPKKLQVYVFAEADELKKVHEPLQDIARKFNSEIMLVAVDIGEDNLAKPFLTLFGLEDSEDTTVIGFDYNGNLKYLLELDPKSSNIEEFCAGLVRGTLPPYYKSQPIPENKNATILTVVGKTFDDLVLNSPTNVFLEVHTPWCITCDTTSKQVEKLAKHFKGLDSLVFSRIDVSTNEHPKLLVEDYPTLLFYPATDKSNPIKFPTKSGLKELAALINSHLKSQGDSMAKDEL; translated from the exons ATGTCCGAGTTCAGATTCAGTTCAAGGTTCCTTATTTTCACTTTTATTTCCCTACTTCTGCTCTCTCCGTTCACTTTCACCAGCGCATTGTTAGAACATGAAGATGCTGATGATTTAGAGGCAATTCAAGAACTTATAGCATTAGACGAGcaagaagaagaagtagataACTTACACCCCAGAACCAATCTTGAAGTCAACGATTTCGTAAAGAAATCCGAGGCCGAGGTTTTGAGCAAGGCCCAGAGAATAGTTCTTGAGCTTAACAGTGATAATACGGAGAGGGCTGTTGAGAAAAATGAGTATGTTTTGGTATTGGGTTATGCCCCGTGGTGTAGCAGGAGTGCTGAATTAATGCCAAGATTTGCTGAGGCTGCGAATGTTTTGAAGGGTTCGGGGAGTCCCCTTTTGATGGCTAAGCTTGATGCTGAGAGGTATCCAAAGGCTGCTTCAAGTCTTGGAATTAAAGGGTTCCCAACTCTGCTTTTGTTTGTTAATGGCACTTCTCAGCCTTATACCGGCGGTTTTTCATC AGAGGAAATGGTGGTCTGGGCAAGGAAGAAAACAGGGTCACCTGTCCTTCGAATAGACTCGATAATTGAGGCAAATGAGTTTCTGAAGCAGCATGCCATGTATGCTGTTGGgctatttgaaaattttgag GGACCTGGTCACGAAGAATTCGTAAAAGCTGCAACTGCTGAAAATGAAATTCAATTTGTGGAAACAAGCGACTCTGAGGTTGCCAAGGTCTTATATCCAGTTGCCAAGCCCACAAAATTGTTCTTTGGTCTTGTTAAAAGCGAACCAGAGCAGCACACTTCATTAG ATGGCGACCTGAGTGCAGACAGAATTTTGAACTTTTTGGAGAATAAGAAGTTTCCATTAGTCACCATAATGACAGAAGCCAATTCTGCTAAAGTATATTCTAGCCCTAAGAAACTGCAG GTTTATGTCTTTGCTGAGGCTGATGAGCTAAAGAAGGTTCATGAACCATTACAAGACATCGCCCGGAAGTTCAACTCAGAG ATAATGCTTGTAGCTGTAGATATAGGAGAGGACAATCTTGCAAAGCCTTTCTTGACCTTATTCGGTCTGGAAGACTCGGAAGACACTACT GTGATTGGTTTTGACTACAACGGTAATTTAAAGTATCTCTTGGAGTTGGATCCGAAGTCGAGCAACATTGAA GAATTTTGTGCGGGGCTTGTGCGAGGAACTCTGCCCCCATATTACAAATCACAGCCGATTCCTGAAAAT AAGAATGCTACCATATTGACTGTTGTCGGAAAGACATTTGATGACTTGGTACTAAACAGTCCGACCAACGTTTTTTTGGAG GTCCACACGCCATGGTGCATCACCTGCGATACTACAAGCAAGCAAGTCGAGAAATTGGCCAAGCATTTCAAGGGGCTCGATAGCCTTGTTTTTTCAAGGATCGACGTCTCAACAAACGAACATCCAAAATTGCTG GTTGAGGACTATCCAACGTTGTTATTCTACCCAGCTACAGACAAGTCAAATCCG ATTAAATTTCCGACGAAATCTGGCTTGAAGGAGTTGGCAGCATTAATCAACAGTCATTTGAAATCCCAGGGTGATTCTATGGCCAAAGATGAGCTTTAA
- the LOC140841112 gene encoding proline-rich receptor-like protein kinase PERK15 — translation MSSPPFSLAISPLSPTKPESGIPVSAGGDVASPRPTNGTTLVALGVGIGIGGAIVLVCVGIFVIWYRRRRRRHGLNGFAYASQGPKDDSFCGPQHKWQEPAPLPTSSIARAMQKSTSLPGLSNSQLSSVDGSTPPLPSFGSSLNSEKLLPPATSDISSSLTKTTFTYEELAFATDDFSGFNLLGQGGFGYVHKGVLYDGKQVAIKQLKVGSGQGEREFQAEVGTITRVHHKHLVELVGYCISGSQRLLVYEYVSYGTLEFHLHGKGNSPMKWETRMKIALGSAKGLAYLHEDCKPKIIHRDIKSSNILLDENFEPKVADFGLARFYSDTDTHVSTRVMGTFGYLAPEYALTGKLTDKSDVFSFGVVLLELITGRRPIDKSQHYLDDNIIDWARPLLTQALVDSNFDIVADPRLQKDYNPIEMSRMVACASVSVRHLARRRPKMSQIIRALEGSLPLDDLNYGTRSGPSSVQDSHCSSDYDASYDSTQYKEDLIKFRKLAFESVEHNPSECSGPTSDFGPQPSGSSSETLRGTEQTQH, via the exons ATGTCTTCGCCGCCGTTTTCTCTTGCGATTTCACCTCTCAGTCCTACGAAGCCGGAGAGCGGGATTCCTGTCTCTGCGGGCGGTGACGTGGCTTCGCCGCGCCCGACTAACGGCACGACATTGGTGGCACTGGGTGTGGGGATAGGGATAGGCGGAGCAATCGTGCTGGTTTGCGTGGGTATTTTCGTCATTTGGtacaggaggaggaggaggcgCCATGGGTTGAACGGGTTTGCTTATGCTTCTCAGGGGCCGAAAG ATGACTCCTTTTGTGGTCCACAGCATAAGTGGCAAGAACCTGCTCCTCTACCAACTAGTAGCATTGCCAGAGCAATGCAAAAGTCCACTTCTCTACCGGGTTTATCAAATTCTCAGTTATCTTCAGTGGATGGATCTACTCCACCACTACCTTCATTTGGTAGCAGCCTGAACTCGGAGAAGCTGCTTCCACCAGCAACCTCTGATATCAGTTCCTCTTTGACAAAAACTACGTTCACGTATGAAGAACTTGCATTTGCAACTGACGATTTCTCGGGATTCAACCTCCTTGGTCAAGGTGGCTTTGGATATGTTCACAAGGGAGTGCTTTATGATGGGAAACAGGTAGCTATTAAGCAACTGAAAGTTGGGAGCGGTCAAGGGGAGCGGGAATTCCAGGCAGAGGTTGGAACTATAACCCGTGTTCATCACAAGCATCTAGTAGAACTGGTCGGATACTGCATTTCAGGGTCTCAGAGATTGTTGGTGTATGAATATGTTTCATATGGTACCTTGGAGTTTCATTTACATG GAAAGGGGAACTCTCCCATGAAGTGGGAAACTAGAATGAAAATTGCTTTAGGATCTGCGAAAGGATTGGCATATTTGCACGAGGACT GTAAACCCAAGATTATACATCGTGATATTAAGTCTTCTAACATTCTTCTTGATGAGAATTTTGAGCCAAAG GTTGCAGATTTCGGGCTTGCCAGGTTTTATTCTGATACCGATACTCATGTCTCTACTCGAGTAATGGGAACTTTTGG CTATTTAGCGCCGGAATATGCTCTTACCGGAAAGCTGACTGATAAATCGGATGTCTTTTCATTTGGTGTCGTGCTTTTGGAGTTGATAACAGGGCGCAGGCCAATTGATAAATCACAACATTATCTTGATGATAACATCATTGATTGG GCAAGGCCTTTGCTAACACAAGCTTTGGTGGATAGCAACTTTGATATTGTTGCTGACCCTCGGTTGCAGAAGGATTATAATCCTATAGAGATGTCTCGAATGGTTGCATGTGCTTCTGTCTCTGTGCGCCATTTGGCTCGTCGCAGACCAAAAATGAGTCAG ATAATCCGTGCTTTGGAAGGAAGTTTACCTCTGGATGACTTGAACTATGGCACACGATCTGGACCCAGCTCGGTACAAGATTCCCATTGTAGCTCAGATTATGATGCCTCTTATGACAGCACGCAATACAAAGAGGACTTGATAAAATTCAGGAAACTGGCATTCGAAAGTGTCGAACACAACCCGAGTGAGTGCAGTGGCCCGACTAGCGACTTTGGTCCTCAGCCCTCTGGCTCGAGTAGTGAAACTCTTCGAGGCACTGAACAAACACAACATTGA
- the LOC140842162 gene encoding uncharacterized protein, whose protein sequence is MSIFMCTSFYEVIPTLDDVRLEISNLVGLPEIRAQLETIVEIILDAEKHESCGFTVIPPKPFHMVFVGNNGTGKSTVARIIGKLFYLAGVLPSFCATEMQGNQKMKDAGGSVLVVNIDEEDPINSNTVNDIMALMDEGDTSVIFTGTCKALNQYMKFNNELYKRFSARLQFDDFTCEELAMIIQKKPTLKGRTA, encoded by the exons ATGTCGATTTTCATGTGCACTTCGTTTTACGAAGTGATTCCAACA TTGGATGATGTTCGGCTAGAAATCTCCAATCTTGTTGGATTACCAGAGATCAGGGCTCAGTTGGAGACGATTGTGGAGATCATACTCGACGCGGAGAAGCATGAGAGTTGTGGGTTTACGGTTATACCCCCGAAACCTTTTCATATGGTGTTCGTTGGGAACAATGGAACAG GAAAGTCCACGGTAGCTCGAATTattggaaaattattttatttggctGGAGTATTACCCTCTTTCTGTGCGACAGAAATGCAAGGAAATCAAAAG ATGAAAGATGCAGGTGGAAGTGTATTAGTCGTGAACATTGATGAAGAAGATCCCATCAATTCTAACACGGTGAATGATATCATGGCCTTAATGGATGAGGGCGACACATCGGTTATATTTACTGGAACTTGCAAGGCCCTGAATCAGTACATGAAGTTTAATAACGAGCTGTACAAAAGATTCTCTGCACGGTTGCAATTTGACGACTTCACCTGCGAAGAACTTGCCATGATTATTCAGAAAAAGCCAACATTAAAGGGGAGGACAGCCTAA
- the LOC140842163 gene encoding large ribosomal subunit protein eL37x-like, with translation MGKGTGSFGKRRNKTHTLCVRCGRRSFHLQKSRCSACAYPAARKRTYNWSVKAIRRKTTGSGRMRYLRHVPRRFKTNFREGTEAAPRKKIAAAYA, from the exons ATG GGGAAGGGAACGGGGAGCTTTGGGAAGAGGAGGAACAAGACTCACACACTGTGCGTGAGGTGCGGCCGCCGCAGTTTTCACCTCCAGAAGAGCCGCTGCTCGGCCTGTGCTTACCCTGCTGCCCGAAAGAGGACAT ACAACTGGAGTGTAAAGGCAATTCGCCGAAAGACCACCGGAAGTGGGCGCATGAGGTATCTCCGCCATGTTCCCCGCAGATTCAAGACCAACTTTAGAGAAG GTACTGAAGCAGCACCTAGGAAGAAAATTGCAGCTGCTTATGCTTGA